attctttaaatattttatacattttcatctttaaaattcttaaattatcatgcataaaaatgattgattcaaatgcataaaaaactttctttttcttttttttttttaattttaaaatgctaTCAGCACTTATTAAGTCGGGTCTGTTTAACTGACTTAACAAAACCTGATGCTGtttgaaatttaaataattatttgaaatttaaaattgcTGCGAACTTTTTAAGTCAGGTATCCGTTCAACCGACTTAAAAAGTCTTGtacgaatttgaaaaaaaaacagcaactttttaacaccttttcatacactcttcatgaaaccttttcattttaaattgacaTTTTTTCATGATATTTTTTTCTGACTTCACCATTGTTCATAAAGTTGTTATGctcttataaatacattaaatttcaaattacaatTCAACTCTTTCatctaaaattaaaacaatttaaattcatttcatttttcaaaattacaagtGTTTTTCATATTAATTTTTAGTGAAACTTTCTACACTTGATTTTCATTGAAATTTATCATAAGTTTCATATCATTCATTGAACACTTGTATACCATTGAGAAAATTGTATGCTTGAAGGAGAAGATCAATTTAAGTGATTGATAAATACTCATCAACTTTATTACTCAAATATTTTTCAGATTTGGTTTGTAAATTATTGTTGTCCAGGATTAttggaaacaagttagtagaaaggaaaggattgttttcttgttctacttggtTGGTTGTTGTTGCTAtctaggattgttggaagcaataaagtcattaagggaggattgttctcttaatgtacttagtgaaaatccaaaaGGATTGTTCTCGGTGGTTttgttgttagaagattgtaggaggagtcttagtataggcttgtacaaagatctaacaatagtgaaatctctttcatgttgaaaggggactgaagtactctcggattgtgagggaaaCCAGTATACATCGATcactgtgttctttactttttcgcatttatcgctttcatcacaaatctaaaccagaaaagaaagaaatacatTTCCTAACTCATGCACCAAAACCAGAAAAATTAGAACAAGTATTCTAAAATTGGATAAATTTTCAATGTTCTAATtgaccccccctcttaggcgcactcttaaacttacaatgtttccctacattatgtatgagcaatgttatttatttatttgccctTTTCTATGTGGTATCTTTATGCTCACCATATTTTGTTCAAAATTCTTCATAGATTTCCTGTTATATCAGTGAGGTTATTCTCGACTATGTCTTTTAGCTTTTAGTAAGCTTGTAACTTCTGGCCTCACTATgcttaaatttatttttcttctttctagAAGGATttacgttgtttatgttgtcttTACTGGATCTTTTCCTTTGGGAGGAGCCAACATGACATTTGGATCTTGTTGTCACATGTTCCTTTAAGAGGAAACAGGCGCAACCATTAAGCTTTGTTGCTACTCGTCTGGTCAATGGGATCTAGTGTGACCATTAAGATTTGGTTTTACCCATCCAAATCAAAGAGTGCTGGTGTAATCACTCAGCTTTTCCATTACCCATCCCAGTCGAGGGGAGCTAGAGTAAGTCTTCAACGTCACTAGGATCTTTTCCCGACCAAGGGTTGGGGTTCCCGTACCTTCCCCCAGATTTTTATTTCGGTTCGAGGTGGATTTCTACTACAATTCCACCTCCTAGGCTCTCTTGGAGTGGCTAGTTCCTAAGAGGGGGTGCATGAGTCGCGCCTTAGTGTGTTTTGCCTAGTAGGACCTTGTTTTGCAAAGAGAACACATGCCCCATCGGTGAGGGTTATGATGTTATTTTAGGGGAATGGATATTGTTAGgtaaaatattcatttatttaattttttgacaGGTGGAACCAAGGGGTCTGCACGTGATCATTTGGTTGTCGGCTTATATGTTAGCTTTACCTTTGACAGGGCTCGTGTAAGCGAAATTTAGATGCTTTGCCACTCGGGTGACTATCTTTAATTTCTTATAGGTATCCTCTTTTTATGCCAAGTTATGCGTTCAACTCCTATAGATTTTCGTATCTGGTATTTTCCCAAAACCATTATCCAAATTTTCTCTGATCTTTTGCCTCTTTATAATATCAAGGTGAATAACATAGATTCTTTTACAATTTGGAGATAGGAATATCTCAGTCTTATTATGGAGTCACTGTATGTTTTGATAGTTCGTCCTGACTAGAAACTATTGGTAGCTATCTTATTATCCCCTTCCAAGCGTTTTTCCCTCAGAAGATCCAGGGATGATTTCCTTCTCATCTATAGTGGAAATAGATTTGACATGTATGTCTTCCTTCGTAAAAGGTTGATGGATATACTGGATACATGGAGTCTTTCTTCTATTCTTATCTCGACCTGCTCTTTTAGAAATCTACCTTCTTGCTCGTTTCAATCTATGTTTGGATCGGTCAAGCTTCCACGGTAGCTTGAGTATTCATAAGTGGTGTGATCTGTCGCGACGATAAGggttaatttcaaaattttcatcgAAGGTTCATTTATTCTATTGCAATAGCATTAGTTCatgtatttttttctatttaaatttttaataggaAGAAATCTGGAGTAGGAGATTGTTATTGTTACGACGTTTCCTTCTTGATCACTTTAGTTACGGTAATCAGAACTGATTGTTGGATGTGAAATCCTCCTATAATATTCATTGCGATCTGGCTTTGGATCAAACGAGATTTGATCATGGAATTTTGTGGGGCCGGTTGTCGATTTTCATAGATGACGCCAATGTTTCACACTGAAACTAGAATTGTGACTATTTAGTGAAAATGGACTTCTGATGCGGTGGTGCGGTTCTCCGCTACGACAGTGCGGGAATGGGCTTGTAAGGTTAACACTCCAATGCTCAAGTCACTTAGAGAATTCAAAATGAATGGAGTGAAAGTATTATATCAAAAATTTACCTTAAGTCTCTTGTGTGTCAATTATATATGATGAATAATTTTGGCAATTTCTTTTTCCACCATTGTACTTTCTTATAAAcccatgaattttttttaaaaataccccTAAAATTCATAATTGCATCTCTGAATGCACCCATTTGCCACAAAATTAAACGCAAACGAGTGAGTCACCCTATTATATTTAATTTCAGAGAAGCATATTcgaaaaacctttttttttacgAAAATGgtgttttcagatatgcatatccgaaagttTTCTATTGTGTTTTTTTAATGTAGTATTGGGTGTATTCGTATAGGCAAACCTAGTAGCCATGCATCAGCAATGCGACAAATATGTAAATACCAATAATTTTTCTATCGAgaaaaacaattgaaaaatagaaaaacgattaaaataaaattataaaaatctaaaaaatcaaattaaatcaaataaaatgtctACAAAAATTTGTgagattttttcaaaaatatgaaaatagaaaataaatcaaataaaaagacAAGAAATTTAAGGTTCTTAGGGTGATGTCTTGTattttgatacatgatttttttttatgaaatgacATGGTAAAATTTTGATTCATAGTCGATTTTTTaggaaaatcgagttttttagGCTAGATCGTGTAAAGGGCAGAAACGCAGGAACGCAAGGGACAAAACACGAGGATACTATTCCTATAActctaatattaattaaaatcgaTAGAGAGTCCCCCAAAACAACGTTAGTTTTAATGAAAAACGACGTGTAGTAAACATGTCACCTTGAAATTTTTCGAAGATTCATCTCCGAACTAATTTTTGACAAAAACAGAGTAAAGTGTGttcgaaaattttcaaaaaaaaatttaattttcaaaagtGTAAGCCTCACcataaaaatgaaacaaaaattacCATAATTTTGATGAGTTTTGTATCATTGGACTTTACTCTTAGGTCCCGCCCATGTTGAAGGCAGATCCAAAACAACACTCAACACATATGAAGGTAAGAAACTAACAATACTTGAAATAAACATATTCGATCATCTATTAATATTCATCTATTATGAATAGAATAAGGAgtgttataattttaaatatgtaaaattgaattttaagtaaaattaaaaaactgaattttaacaaataaaagaaGTATATTGATAATCATGTCTTAAATATTgccttataataatttattttcaaagtttGCTTAATATTCTTAAATGTTTTTGATTTGCAAAACAGTAACTTTCATACATATGTATGTAAGGATTGTGTTTTATAAGCAAGTGAATAAGAGAGTAGTGGAAATATTAttctatatttgatttaatagaaTATAGCAACAAGTACAAATACTATGCAATCAAtccatttaaaggaaaaaactAGAGATGATAAATACAGAAGAAATAAGAGAAGATTCAAGGGGAAAAAACTAGTCCACTGCTACATATTTCATCAAAATGTAATaatcaaagaaacaaaacaagCATCTCCACAATTTAAGATAACGATACAAAGCAAATGCGCAAACAATTACGAGAACTAATTCAAATCCTAGTCGGTTTCTTTTATCAACCTAACCATTTTTATGTGCCCAAAAAGCAGATTCTGAGATGCTCTTAAGCTCCTTCAACGTATCGACAAACACGTGGGTTTTTTCCTTCTTGTCACCATCAAGTAAATATTCACACTTTGTTATAAGAGAAGCGATCTTAATTTTCCTTTCTGTGGAAAGAAAATAACTAACACGCGTATCCTTCATAACTTTCTTCACATTGTAAACATAGTCATCTAAAGCATTTATTGCGCTCactttcttcttgaacttcatgtCTTCAGCCTTGAAATCCTCAGCTTCTTGAATCATTCTCTGAATTTCATCCGTTGATAGCCTTCCATTTTCATTAGTTATCGTAATATCTTTCTTATACCCAGACGTTTCATCCTTACACGACACATTCAAAATACCATCAGCATCTATTGCAAAGCATACTTTGTGAGGAAGGCCTCGAGGTCCACGAGGAACTGAGATATTAAAAAATCCCAACAAATTGTTCTCACTCGCTATTAATCTCTCGCCCTCATAAACTTCATTCAAGACAGCCGTTTGGTTATCGTAACAAGTAACATACCTTTATGTCCTCCTGACAGGAATCGAAGTGTTCCTTGGAATCACTACACTCATGATATCTCCTTGTACTGAAGTGCCAAGGGACAGAGGTGTAACATCTTGCAGTATCATGTTTGGAGCAGTCTTAATGCCTCCACTCAATAAAGCAGCCTGAACAGCAGCACCATAGGCAACAGCCTCGTCAGGGTTGATACTTTTAAAAATATCCTTACCTATGAAAAAACTTTTCAATAGATTCTGCACTTTAGGAATTCTTGAAGAGCCACCAACGAGTACAACATCATCAATACTATGCTTGTCCATCTTAGCATCGCTAAAACAATTCTTAACAGTCTCCATACACTTTTCAAAGAGGTCCATGATCAGTTGCTCAAACTTGGCCCGAGTGATGGATGAACAGAAATCAATACCCTCATATAACGCATCTATGTCAATTGTCGCCTCAGTGTTGTAAGAAAGAGTCCTTTTTGTCCTCTCGCACGCAGTTCGCAACCTCCTTAAGGCTTTTGAATTTCCACTAATATCAACTTTGTTTTTCCTCCTCAACTCTTTCACAAAATAATTCACCATTCGATTATCAAAGCCCTCTCCTCCGAGGTGAGTATCTCCGGCAGTGGCCTTGACTTTAAAGACATTATTCTTCAACGTAAGAAGAGACACATCAAAAGTTCCTCCACCAAGATCAAAGATGAAAATTTTCCTCTTTTCAACGCAATTAGCCCTCTTTTGAAGGCCATATGCAAGGGCAGCAGCGGTAGGTTCATTGATTATCCTTATTACATTGAGGCCAGCAATGGCACCAGCATCTTTGGTGGCTCTTCGCTGTGAATCATTGAAATAAGCAGGTACAGTAATCACTGCATTTTTAACTGATGACTCCAAAAATATCCCTGCAATCTCCTGCATTTTTGAGAGAATCACAGATGATATTTCTTCAGCAAAAAAGTGTTTCTCTTCTCCCTTGAACGTCACAACAATCACGGGTTTATCATTAGCATCAGCTTTTACCTTAAATGGCCACAATTGTATGTCCTTTTGAATAACAGAATCGCTACATTTCCGTCCAATCAACCTCTTTGCATCTGCAAAATATAAAATACTGAATTATAAATAGTATTTGTAATGTAAGAACAGCAcagcaaaaaaaaaacacaaataaaaacaTGTTTAACCCTGATAACTAAAAAGTAAACAATAGTggagaaaaataataaatgattTACCAAAGACAGTGTTGGTTGGATTAGAAGAAGCTTGATTTTTGGCAGCATCACCAATCAATCTTTGTGTGTTAGTAAAAGCAACACAAGAAGGTGTTGTTTTGTTTCCTTGATCATTGTGTATAATTTCAACACGATTGTTTTGCTCTTGCCACACTCCAACACATGAGTAAGTGGTGCCAAGGTCAATTCCTATAGCAACTCCCTCATATTTCCAGGCCATTGTTACTGAATGCAGTTAAACTGTTTGTAGGAAAGATTTAAATATGTGGAATGAGTAAGTGGTGCCTAAATAGTCTCTTCTTCGTTGTCAGTTGATATTTCATGCTATCAAAATTGGGTAGAAAAATAAAACTGAAGTGGAGGTAACTGCTTAAGTCTCTAAATATATAAAGACTAgttaaaattaaatgaattaagaaagtaagttttaatattaaatttctaTATTATGCTCGTGCGATGCAGTAGTCTTAGATTTTTCCGTGAGATTTAAGTAATAaacttaattttaataaaaaatataaaaaagtattGGAGTAGTGCTGGTGCATAATCAATTGATGTCAAGTTACTTTCTAACATAGTAAttagaatataatttttaaaaaaataaaaagagaaaagggatcatgcaccgacagtgtaaaatatttttacactgtcaaccaatcaccaccatgcatccaattaaaacatttttttatttaaaaaaaactttaatgacatggcacattcatgactccctattggatgacagtgtaaaatagttttacactgtcagtgcactaccttttaactcaaataaaaaataaacaaaattacacaattaaattattatggaGGCGTTTGTTTCAAGGATTCATAAATGATTCCAAAGAATAAATTGCCCAGGAATAAAAATATGAAGATTTAATTTCtgggtatttttttaaaaatgttttagcATATAATTAGAAGTTCCTTGGAAAACTGGtagttatatattttttcaaaaatattacgtGAAATTTCATGGAAATTAAGATTCCCACCTTCTACTCATGGGAATTATGGAAGTTATGGAAGTTATTTTGTTCCAAGGAACATTTATTCCAACGAATAATTTTTTTACAACTTGTAACAAACATATGAATAACTATTCTCAATCTATATATTTCTGAGAATGTAATTTATAGACTTGAAACAAACGCCccctataataataaaaataaatttttaatcatttacACTGtgctatttaattattaataatgaaaaaaaactTTACAAAATTAAGTTAAAAATATAAAAGTTTGCCCTCAACCAAGAGTTAAACCATGGATACTTTGGTTACTAGACAAGCCACTATATCACTATGCTATTTCACAGTTATTTAATTTACAAATGAAATATATGAAACCATAAAACAAACAAGATAAAAATCAATGGCCAAACTTTAAAAGCATATCAACACAAGAAACAAAcaagaaaattttccaaaataaccAAAATAATAATCTTTCCAGAATAACTAGAAATTTTTACAGTAAATGTTTTTATACCAATTCCTCTTTTTCATAAACCCTATTCCCAATCTTCTAAACTTTAACACAAAAACTAAATTTATAGCAGCGCAACAAAATTCATCTTCATCTCACGCAACACAAATCCATTTCAAGAACTCAGCCACGACGACAACAAAACCATCAACCCATCAACAACTCAGCACCACTTGAAAAACTCTTCACTCGCAAACATCAAAATGTTACCGCAATCCGCAAAACAGAGAAGTCGCTGAAACCCTTCAACACCGCACAAACCCTTCAACCACTGCAGCACTTCTGCATCGCCACCGTCacatttcaatcatcttcaatgtTTTTCAATGTTGCTCTAACAATTTCAATCATATTCAATGATGCCTTGTTCTTCCAGTACCCTTTTTCTACGCTTGAATTTGCAAAACCTTATCTTTCAATTATCAATTCGTCTACTACCTCTTTTGCTAAATCTATATCTATAAGAATTCTTGCATAAGGTATCTAAGAGTGAGAAGAGTTAACTTTCATAAATTAAAATGGATGATAAATTAAAATGTATCCGACAAAGAACCACGCATAGAACTCATGATTAGATGATGATTTAGGTTTCAATTAGGGGATTTTGAGAAGCATTTTGCGTTAGGGTTGAATTTGGGGAAAAATATAAAAGTGTTTCagcaacaaggaagaagaaggtggTGAATAGACATTCCACCAATCCACCTCAGCTTCCACGTCATCTAAAGTAACGTCGTTAGCCAGTTTTTGACAGAAATGACCACTTTGATTCTGTTATACAACGTAAAGGACCAGCCTGAAACTTTTAAaaggaagaggaccaaaatggATCCCAAAGCATAGGTACGGGACCAAAAAGGATATTAagccaaaaatctattttcaCTCCTTATTTAATTACTTTctatactaaaaataataaataattaataaagtaAATTTCCAAATAATTAGTAATCTCATTTCCTATTACCATTCTACATTTCCACTCCATGTATAACCCCTTTAAACCTATAATTACCACTCTCTACTTAATAGCTTTAAATACTAAAAAtaactataaattaataaaataaaaaagaaacattcaaatttatttctataaaattgaaaacaaaattaGACACATGCAAGATCACAATAGTGTGACGCAAAACCAAATAGTGTTCAGCCAGACCCGTGATTTTTCCGAGCCAAACTGCACTAACATTTTCAAACTCAAAAAACCAATACTTCCAAAAatttaagcaaaaaaaaaacCGGTCTAAACCGGTAACCAATAACCACATAAACCAATACACCCCTCATATTCCAAAACATGATAAAGTTCGTAGAAATTTTTCTACCCAACCCTCTCAGTCCGAAGTAAATGAAAGTGATCCTGGTGAAGGGAAGCTGGAGCGTAAGAGGCGTAGGGAACAAGTTACAAGCAGTGGTGCAGAAAGTGTATGAGCATCCCAGTCTTTTTTATCGGCAAGTCCTGGCAGTCAGGACTGTCAGGATAAATGAAGATCCTAAGTTGAAATTGTCGGGGCTTGAGCAACCTGCGTGCAATTCCGAACCTGCGACAACTCGCTCAAAAACACCATACATATGTCTTGTTCCTTTTTGAAACTTTGTCGAAAAATCAGAAGCTTGAGAGTGTCTGTGTCTCGTTAAAGTTTGATTCTTGTTTATCCGTTGACGTAGTCGGGAGAAGCGGAGGTTGGGCTGTGTTGTGGAAGGATACAATTAAGTGCAGTATTGTGAACATTTCAAGAAATTTTGTTAACTTAGTGGTCCAAGACGAGGAGAAGGGGGAATGGCGCCTTACTTGCTATTATGGCTTTCCGGAGAGAAACTGTAGAAGAGAGGCGTGGTATATGTTATGAGAGCTTAGAGATTTGTCTACCGTTCCTTAGTGCGTAATTGGTAACTTCAATGATTTACTTTTGCAATAAGATAAGGTTGGTCTTCACCAACATCCTAACTGGTTGTGCGCCGGTTTTTATGAAGCTGTTACCGATTGCAATCTCTTGGATATTCCGTTGGAAGGGCATCCTTTTAGATGGATTAAGAGTATGGGTTCAGATCATGTTATTGAGGAGCGGTTAGATCGTACCCTTGTGACGCAAGAATGGTTGGACATCTTCCCTGATGCCAAACTAGTTAATTTGTTGGCTTCACATTCAGAACATAGCCCCATTTTGCTGCAGCGTGAACCGGTTCAGCGAAATCGTCATAAGAATTATTCCTTTAGATTTGAGAATGTGTGGTTAAAAGAAGAGGAGTTGAATGGGGTAGTTATGAAAGGATGGAATGTCGAAGAACATGGCGGAGTGCTGAAGCGAATTAGCAATTGCGCGACAAAACTATCTGATTGGAACAAGGTGAAATATAAACAGTAACGTAACAATCTGACAGTAAATATGGCAGCCATGGAAGCTGCATGTATGGTGAATGATAAGGACGCGACAAGGAGGTTTATTGATGCGTAGAGGGAATACAA
The Vicia villosa cultivar HV-30 ecotype Madison, WI linkage group LG6, Vvil1.0, whole genome shotgun sequence genome window above contains:
- the LOC131613416 gene encoding uncharacterized protein LOC131613416, whose product is MAFRRETVEERRDKVGLHQHPNWLCAGFYEAVTDCNLLDIPLEGHPFRWIKSMGSDHVIEERLDRTLVTQEWLDIFPDAKLVNLLASHSEHSPILLQREPVQRNRHKNYSFRFENVWLKEEELNGVVMKGWNVEEHGGVLKRISNCATKLSDWNKVKYKQ